The following are encoded in a window of Paraburkholderia sp. HP33-1 genomic DNA:
- a CDS encoding LutC/YkgG family protein yields MDTSIARRNILARIRAAQGREPEPSAVEREAAADYLARHPAGPRPDMPADLRARFIDEAQKMATTVDTVQTLAEVPAAAHRYLTQHGLPLQAIAWQTLSELPWVEAGLAVEFRKPQDHDVVGLTGCFCATAETGTLVLLSGPETYASAGLLPETHIAIVPASRIVAGHEEAFDLIRKERGELPRAVNFVSGPSRTGDIEQTIVLGAHGPYRVHAIVVQDA; encoded by the coding sequence ATGGACACATCGATTGCCCGCCGCAACATTCTGGCGCGCATCCGCGCCGCGCAAGGGCGTGAGCCTGAACCGAGCGCCGTCGAGCGCGAAGCCGCGGCGGACTATCTCGCGCGCCATCCGGCCGGTCCGCGCCCGGACATGCCTGCCGATCTGCGCGCGCGCTTCATCGACGAAGCGCAGAAAATGGCGACCACTGTCGACACCGTTCAAACCCTCGCCGAAGTGCCCGCCGCGGCGCATCGCTATCTGACGCAACACGGCTTGCCGTTGCAGGCCATCGCGTGGCAAACGCTGAGCGAGCTGCCGTGGGTCGAAGCCGGCCTCGCCGTCGAATTTCGCAAACCGCAAGACCATGATGTGGTCGGTCTCACCGGCTGCTTCTGCGCGACCGCGGAGACCGGCACGCTCGTGCTGCTGTCCGGGCCCGAGACGTATGCGTCGGCCGGGTTGTTGCCGGAGACGCATATCGCGATCGTGCCGGCGTCGCGCATCGTCGCGGGTCATGAAGAGGCGTTCGACCTGATCCGCAAGGAGCGCGGCGAGCTGCCGCGCGCGGTCAATTTCGTGTCGGGACCGTCGCGCACCGGCGACATCGAGCAGACCATCGTGCTGGGCGCGCACGGCCCTTACCGGGTGCATGCGATCGTCGTACAGGATGCTTGA